In Mucinivorans hirudinis, the DNA window TAATGTCAATGCAATTCCCTTTGCATTGCTGAGAGAGCAGGGTAGGGCAAAGCTCTATACCATTATAAACGTTAGTAATGTGGTTATCAATGTTGTGCTGTGCTACGCATTTTATTCATTCATTCCGAATGCTGCCTCGGTGGCGGGTTATGTGATACTTGCAAACCTTGTGGCAAGCCTTTCGAGTACGATAATGTTGCTGCCCTCGGCACTCAAAATGTTTGTTAAAAAGTATTCATTCGCCACACTACGAACAATAACAAAATATTCATTCCCGCTGATGGTCGCCGGATTGATGGGCGTTGCAAGTGATTTCATAGACAGACAGATGCTCAAATCAATATTGCCTGCCGATATTGCTAATAGCCAGGTTGGTATATACGCGGCGGTATCGAAAATTGCTGCCCTGATGGTGATTTTTCGCACAGTCTACGCGCTTGGTGCTGAGCCTTTTTTCCTGCAAAATTTTGCGAAAGATGATTTTAAGAGAAGTAATGCCGAGGCTACGAAATACTTTACCATCGCAGGTTTGGCTATATTTCTGCTAATCACCCTTTTTGAGCCTCTTTTTGCTCCGCTAATCGGAGCTTCGTTCCGCTCGGGAATGGATGTCGTGCCGCTGCTTTTACTTGCAAACCTATTTACGGGAATGCTGGTGAACCTCTCGTTTTGGTATAAGCAGACCGACAAAACTCGCGTAGCTCTCTATGTAACCATTAGCGGCTTGGCGGCGACTATCCTGCTAAATTATGTTTTGATTCCGCTTTTCGGGTACGAGGGTTCGGCGTGGGCAAGGCTCGCATCTACAATGATTATGTGCTTGATTAGCTATTTTTTAGGACAAAAGTATTACAAAATACCATACAGTCGAAAGATATTGGACTACTTCATTATTGCTGTGGCGCTCTTTTTTCTCTCGCGCCAAACAACAACTTTTGAGCCGATTTTGCGTTATTCTATAAATATTTTACTATATTTGTTATACCTAACCATTGTTACAATTTTTGAATGGAAAAAGTTAAAGTCATTAATAGGTCGTTGAACCCCCTGCCAAGCTACTCGACGTGTGCTGCGGTTGGACTTGATTTGCGTGCCAATCTATCTGAGCCAATTATACTTAAACCTCTTCATCGCGTCTTAGTTCCAACGGGACTTTATGTGGAAATACCTGTCGGTTTCGAGATTCAGGTTCGCCCGCGAAGCGGTTTGGCGGCTAAACACGGTGTCACCGTGCTTAATGCTCCGGGCACTATAGACCCCGATTATCGTGGCGAAATTAAGGTTATTCTTGTAAATCTTTCCGACACTGATTTTATAATTGAAAATGGCGAGCGCGTAGCTCAGGCTGTTTTGGCGCGATACGAGCAGCTGGAGTGGCAGGTGGTTGATAATCTTGAGGATAGTGAGCGCGGGGCGGGCGGCTTCGGCTCGACAGGGAGGTAGTTTCATATGAGGGTATTTCTTTTTTTATGTTTTGCATTTTGCTTTTTTTCTAATTCTAATGCACAAATTCGCAAACAGGGTATTAAGAGTATGGAAAAAAGCAACCCTGCTTTTGTGGCTTCTCTTTACTATATCAGTGGCGTAGAGGAGGTTATGAGTGGCAACTATAAGGATGCCGCCAAGCTTTTCTATAGAGTTATGTTGCTCAACCCCAACCACGCTGCAGCCAACTACCAGAGTGCGAAACTTTATTCGCAAACTGACGAACAAATGGCATTGAAGTATGCTGAGCGCGCCTATCTCCTTGATACTCTTAACAGTGATTTTACGGATTTATATATAAATTTACTGCTCGCCAACCAGCAGATTGACAAGGCAAAATCCCTGCTTGAGGGTTTTATTGCTGCTCGCAGGAATTTGAAAATCAGTTATTTCAACCTTGTTCGCATAGCATCGGAACTGGGGGACGATATTTTGTTGAGTGAGTATGCACAGGAGTATGACCGTAATTGGGGCTATAATCCTGCCATTGTAAACGCCTATACTAATGCCCTGCTCAACCGAAAGCAGTACCGCCAATTAGAAAAATATCTTATCCGTCTTTCGGAGAGCTATACGGATGAACCCCAGATATTTATACAACTCGGCAAGGTTCTTGCCACACTTTTGGACGGCACGGGGGCGGTAGCATCCTTCAATCGTGCAATCGCCATTGATTCAACCTCATACCAAGGTTATTTGGCATTGTCCGACTATTACCGAATAAATAATAATACTCCTAAGTATCTTGAGGCTTCTGAGCAGCTTTTTCGTGCCCGAGACCTTCCCTCGGATGTCAAGGTAAAGTACTTTGAGGAGACTTTTTTTGATATAAATTTACTCAAAGCAAACTATCCTGCTGTAAAGCGTATCGCCCAAGCAATGTATATGTCCGACCCCAAAAATGCAGAAATAGAGCGTGTTATGTTGCGTTTTATGATGTACACGGGAGACCTTGCAGCGGCTATTTCGGTACTCAACGAACAAATCAATTCCCCCAATGTGAGTTCTGAGAGCTACTCGACTCTCATTGACATTTATAGTTATCAAAAGGAGTATGCGGCGGCTGATTCTCTTGTCAAAATAGCCTTGGCGCGATACCCAAAGTTACCGCAATTTGAGATTGCTTGTGCCTCACTCTTGTGGCAAAATGAGGATAGTGCAGGTGCTTTGAAGGCTCTCGATAGAGCAAATAAACTTACGCGTAGTGACTCGCTCAAGAGCGTGATATATGGTTTTCGCGGTGATATTCTCTACAAAGCTGCCAAGACCAAGCAGGCATTTGCTGCTTATGACCGCGCTTTGAAATATTACCACGACAATGCCGTTATGCTCAATAACTATGCCTATTATTTGAGCTTGGAGAAGGTGCGACTAGAGGATGCACTGCGGATGGCAACGCGGGCGTGTGAGTTGAGCGAAAATAATTCAACGTATTTAGACACAAAGGCTTGGATTCTTTATGAGTTGGGGCGATACGAGGAGGCACGCACGGTGCAACGACTTGCTCTCGGGCTCACGCGCGAACCAAGCCCCGAGTTGCTGCTCCACTATGGAGACATTCTCTTAAAACTTGGCGACAAATTTCTTGCCGAGACCTATTGGCGGCGTGCCGCCGAGAGCGGGGCAGACCCCGAAACTATAAAGGAGCGATTGAAACTACTTGAATGAGAGTGATCTATCTCATAGTATTGCTTTTTTCGCTTTGCCCCTCTCGTGGGCAGAGCGTGGAGGAGTTGCGCCGTCAGGCACAAGAACTCGAATTGAAGAATAAGAGCATCAACCATTTGATTACTAGCAATCAAAACAAACAAAAGAGTGCGGCGCAAAATCTTAAACTTACCAATCAGAAGATTGTCAATCGCGGTAAAATCATAAAAAACCTCGATAGTCAGATTGACGTGCTCGAGAGGGAGTTGGGCGAGAGCGGGAGTGAGATTATTGTCTTAAACGGAAATTTGGAGCGACTCAAGGGGTTTTATGCAGCTTTGGTGAACTTGGCATATCTCAGACATAAAGGGCGGACTATTGTCACGTTTTTGGCTTCGGATGAGCTTTTTGCCAAGAATAACCGCGCGCTGGCAACTTCGCTTTCCTTGGCTGAACTTTGCCATAAAAAGGCGTATGAGATTGACACTTTGAGGTTCTCTATCAATAATAGGGTGGAGATGCTGACGGTTCAAAAAGGTGATTTGGAAAAATTGCTCAATGATAAGAGCAGAGAGATAAAGCTTTTGGAGAAGGAGAAGGGGCAATTTGCTGCTCTTAACAAGGATTTGGAGAGCAAGAACAGCAAACTGCGCGAGGAGGTACAAAACAATAGCAAACAGTTGGTTGCGCTCCAGAGGCAGATAGAGAAGATTATTGCCGAGGTTAGTATTTCGTCAGGTGGCGAAATTAACAAGGTTCTATCGGCAAAATTTGACGAGAATCGTGGACGATTGCCGGCTCCGGTGCGGGGTGGGGTAGTGGTGGATAAATTTGGGCTTCACAACCACCCGACCGAAAAAGGTGTTAAGATTAATAATAACGGTGTGAACATAGCGGCGGCAGCGGGTGAGGCTGTTTGTGCGATTTTCGAGGGTGAGGTGAAGCGGATTTTTTACGTGCCCGGTATGGGTAATTCGATAATTGTTCGACACGGAAAATATCTTACAGTCTACTCAAATCTAGAGGCGGTGAGCGTGAAGCAGGGCGAGAGCGTGGCGGTGGGGCAGAGAATCGGAGCGCTCACAAAAAATGACCCGACGCTCCACTTCGAGGTCTGGAACGAGACGGAAAAGTTGAATCCGGAGGAGTGGATAGCTATTTAACATAACATAGGCTTGATATGGCGATTAATTATACAGTGATTGATGTGGAGCAGGCGATAGGGGAGGCTAGCAGGGTGAGCCAGTGGATTCGCGAGGCGATTATAGAGGAAAATTATCGACTTGGCGAAATTACAATCGCCTTGTGCTCAGATAGTTATATACATAATGAGAACGTTAGATTTCTTGGACACGACTGTGCAACTGACATAATAACTTTCGACTATTCTAAGCGCGGGAAGCTCTCTGGCGACCTTTTAATCTCGGTAGAGACGGTTGCAGCGAATGCACAGGAGTATGGGGTGAGTTTTGATGAAGAGTTGATGCGGGTTGTCATTCACGGCGTGCTTCATATGTGTGGATATGGCGACAAGGAGGAGCAGGAGCAGATGGTTATGCGCAGTCGAGAGGATTACTACTTAGAAAAATTGTTCCACGTGAAACTGTAAAGATGAGGTTTTCTTACGATATAATAGTGGTAGGTGGCGGGCACGCCGGATGCGAAGCGGCTACGGCGGCGGCGCGTATGGGTGCGGATACGCTTTTGATAACGATGGATCTGGGCAAGGTTGCTGCTATGTCATGTAATCCGGCTGTGGGTGGGGTTGCAAAGGGGCAGATTGTCAGAGAGATTGACGCGCTCGGTGGGCAGATGGGGGTAATTACAGACAAGGCTACGGTGCAGTTTAGGATGCTCAACCGCTCGAAAGGGGCGGCAATGTGGAGTCCGCGCGCTCAGTGTGACAAGTATCTCTTTAGCGACCTTTGGCGTAGGACGCTTGATGGCGTGGCTAGGCTCTCGATGTGGCAGGATGATGT includes these proteins:
- a CDS encoding Periplasmic septal ring factor with murein hydrolase activity EnvC/YibP — encoded protein: MRVIYLIVLLFSLCPSRGQSVEELRRQAQELELKNKSINHLITSNQNKQKSAAQNLKLTNQKIVNRGKIIKNLDSQIDVLERELGESGSEIIVLNGNLERLKGFYAALVNLAYLRHKGRTIVTFLASDELFAKNNRALATSLSLAELCHKKAYEIDTLRFSINNRVEMLTVQKGDLEKLLNDKSREIKLLEKEKGQFAALNKDLESKNSKLREEVQNNSKQLVALQRQIEKIIAEVSISSGGEINKVLSAKFDENRGRLPAPVRGGVVVDKFGLHNHPTEKGVKINNNGVNIAAAAGEAVCAIFEGEVKRIFYVPGMGNSIIVRHGKYLTVYSNLEAVSVKQGESVAVGQRIGALTKNDPTLHFEVWNETEKLNPEEWIAI
- a CDS encoding Polysaccharide biosynthesis protein translates to MLRKLASQTAIYGISHTLSKFLNYLLVPYLTRIMSDGVYGEVNLYYAIIPLANVVLTMGFATSYFRFAAKTDSEQQKRELFSTLWISVSTLAFIFFVVLSLFSKYLNYTDVAWYMVATAALIMVDNVNAIPFALLREQGRAKLYTIINVSNVVINVVLCYAFYSFIPNAASVAGYVILANLVASLSSTIMLLPSALKMFVKKYSFATLRTITKYSFPLMVAGLMGVASDFIDRQMLKSILPADIANSQVGIYAAVSKIAALMVIFRTVYALGAEPFFLQNFAKDDFKRSNAEATKYFTIAGLAIFLLITLFEPLFAPLIGASFRSGMDVVPLLLLANLFTGMLVNLSFWYKQTDKTRVALYVTISGLAATILLNYVLIPLFGYEGSAWARLASTMIMCLISYFLGQKYYKIPYSRKILDYFIIAVALFFLSRQTTTFEPILRYSINILLYLLYLTIVTIFEWKKLKSLIGR
- a CDS encoding Metal-dependent hydrolase YbeY (involved in rRNA and/or ribosome maturation and assembly), with amino-acid sequence MIDVEQAIGEASRVSQWIREAIIEENYRLGEITIALCSDSYIHNENVRFLGHDCATDIITFDYSKRGKLSGDLLISVETVAANAQEYGVSFDEELMRVVIHGVLHMCGYGDKEEQEQMVMRSREDYYLEKLFHVKL
- a CDS encoding TPR domain protein yields the protein MEKSNPAFVASLYYISGVEEVMSGNYKDAAKLFYRVMLLNPNHAAANYQSAKLYSQTDEQMALKYAERAYLLDTLNSDFTDLYINLLLANQQIDKAKSLLEGFIAARRNLKISYFNLVRIASELGDDILLSEYAQEYDRNWGYNPAIVNAYTNALLNRKQYRQLEKYLIRLSESYTDEPQIFIQLGKVLATLLDGTGAVASFNRAIAIDSTSYQGYLALSDYYRINNNTPKYLEASEQLFRARDLPSDVKVKYFEETFFDINLLKANYPAVKRIAQAMYMSDPKNAEIERVMLRFMMYTGDLAAAISVLNEQINSPNVSSESYSTLIDIYSYQKEYAAADSLVKIALARYPKLPQFEIACASLLWQNEDSAGALKALDRANKLTRSDSLKSVIYGFRGDILYKAAKTKQAFAAYDRALKYYHDNAVMLNNYAYYLSLEKVRLEDALRMATRACELSENNSTYLDTKAWILYELGRYEEARTVQRLALGLTREPSPELLLHYGDILLKLGDKFLAETYWRRAAESGADPETIKERLKLLE
- a CDS encoding Deoxyuridine 5'-triphosphate nucleotidohydrolase yields the protein MEKVKVINRSLNPLPSYSTCAAVGLDLRANLSEPIILKPLHRVLVPTGLYVEIPVGFEIQVRPRSGLAAKHGVTVLNAPGTIDPDYRGEIKVILVNLSDTDFIIENGERVAQAVLARYEQLEWQVVDNLEDSERGAGGFGSTGR